One stretch of Cygnus olor isolate bCygOlo1 chromosome 1, bCygOlo1.pri.v2, whole genome shotgun sequence DNA includes these proteins:
- the ETS2 gene encoding protein C-ets-2 — MSEFGIRNMDQVAPVSTMYRGMLKRQPAFDTFDSSNSLFGGYFLSLNEDQTLQEVPTGFDSTSYESNNCELPLLTPCSKAVMSQALKETFNGFTKEQCRLGIPNNPWLWTEQQVCQWLSWATNEFSLANVNFHQFLMSGQDLCNLGKERFLELAPDYVGDILWEHLEQMIKDSQEKTQDQYVENPHLTSVPPWVNNNSLTVNMDQTPYGMQMPGYPKALSYPKPSLLSDVCQTSTGPNLLNPEQEFSLFPKTQVDAVGVNYCAVNQDFTRSNLNLLIDNSGKLREHESSDSGAESYESSDSMLQSWNSQSSLVDLQRVPSYESFEDDCSQSLCLNKPTMSFKDYIQDRSDPVEQGKPVIPAAILAGFTGSGPIQLWQFLLELLTDKSCQSFISWTGDGWEFKLADPDEVARRWGRRKNKPKMNYEKLSRGLRYYYDKNIIHKTSGKRYVYRFVCDLQNLLGYTAEELHAMLGVQPDTED, encoded by the exons ATGAGTGAATTTGGGATCAGAAACATGGATCAAGTAGCTCCCGTGTCAACCATGTACAGAGGAATGCTCAAG CGTCAGCCAGCATTTGACACCTTTGATAGCTCAAACTCTCTCTTCGGTGGATATTTTTTATCACTAAATGAAGATCAAACACTTCAAGAAGTGCCAACAGGATTTGATTCTACTTCTTATG aGTCCAACAACTGTGAATTGCCTCTGTTAACCCCGTGCAGTAAGGCTGTCATGAGTCAGGCCTTGAAAGAGACTTTCAATGGTTTCACAAAGGAACAGTGTCGGCTGGGAATCCCAAATA ATCCCTGGCTGTGGACTGAGCAGCAAGTTTGCCAGTGGCTTTCTTGGGCTACCAATGAGTTTAGCTTGGCAAATGTGAACTTCCATCAGTTTCTTATGAGTGGCCAAGACCTTTGTAACCTGGGCAAGGAGCGCTTCTTGGAACTGGCACCTGACTATGTGGGTGATATTCTGTGGGAACACCTGGAGCAGATGATAAAAG acAGTCAAGAGAAGACACAGGATCAATATGTGGAGAACCCTCATCTCACCTCAGTTCCTCCCTGGGTTAACAATAATTCCTTAA ctgttaACATGGATCAGACCCCTTACGGAATGCAAATGCCTGGGTACCCTAAAGCCCTCAGTTATCCCAAACCCAGTCTCCTGAGTGACGTCTGCCAGACTTCCACGGGACCAAATCTTCTCAATCCAGAACAAGAGTTTTCATTGTTTCCTAAAACCCAAGTAGATGCAGTTGGGGTCAACTACTGCGCAGTAAATCAAGATTTCACAAGAAGCAATCTGAACTTGCTGATAGATAATTCTG gTAAACTTAGAGAACATGAATCTAGCGACAGTGGTGCAGAAAGTTACGAAAGCTCAGATTCAATGCTGCAGTCCTGGAACAGCCAGTCATCACTAGTGGATTTACAGCGTGTGCCATCCTATGAGAGTTTTGAAGATGACTGTAGCCAGTCCTTGTGTCTGAACAAACCTACAATGTCTTTCAAAGACTATATTCAAGACAGAAGTGATCCTGTAGAGCAAGGGAAACCAGTTATACCAGCAGCAATTCTAGCTGGCTTTACTG GCAGTGGACCTATACAGCTATGGCAATTCCTGCTGGAGTTACTGACTGACAAATCCTGCCAGTCCTTTATTAGTTGGACTGGAGACGGATGGGAATTTAAACTTGCTGACCCAGATGAG GTGGCACGGAggtggggaagaaggaaaaacaagccaaaaatgAACTATGAGAAACTCAGCCGAGGGCTACGCTACTATTATGACAAGAACATCATCCACAAGACATCAGGGAAGCGATACGTGTACCGCTTTGTGTGCGACCTGCAGAACTTGCTGGGGTACACGGCAGAGGAGCTGCACGCAATGCTGGGGGTGCAGCCTGACACCGAGGACTGA